The DNA sequence GACTACAGGAGGAATCGTATTAATACTGGGTCTGAAATTCTGCATTGTTATTCGTTTTAGACGATAGATAATAGATTTTAGATAAAAGGCTTGCCAATCAAGATTCGCACCAACTTTAAACTTTGGACATTAAACGTTAAACTTCACCGGCCAAAGTAGTAAATTTCTTTTTTGAATCAGCATTCCGGTCAAAATGTCATTTGAGCAATTTTTCAAAATCTTCCAATGGCATAATCGAGAGTACTTTTTTCCCTTTGGGCGAAAAATTGGGCGTCTGACAGGCAAACAAGTTGTCGATGAGTTCGCTGATTTCGCCCGGTTTCAACGCATGTCCATATGGAATGGCTGATGCCTGTGCCAATGAAATGGCAACTGTTTCCCTGGCTTTTTCCTGAAGGCTGACTGGCGAATTTTTATATGCTTCCAGCAAACTCTCAATAATTTCGATGGGCGACGAAGTATTCAGAACTCCCGGTGTTCCGTTAACAATGAAACTATTCTTTCCAAAATCGCGAATGTCGAAGCCCAAAGCCCTCAAATCGGGCAAAATACTGGTGAGCAAAGTTGCATCCGAAGCATTCAGTTCAAATGTTTCGGGGAAAAGTTGTTGCTGGCTGGCTACTTCATTGTTCTCCAAAACCTGCATCAGCCGTTCGTACAAAATTCGTTCGTGCGCCCGTTTTTGGTCAATCACCATTAATCCCGATTTAACAGGTGTCAGTATGTATTTGTTCTTAAACTGAACTGAACTTTTGGTGGTTTGCTGCTCATCGATCCGGAATTGTACCGGTTCTTCCTCCTGATCTTCAGGTTTTGCACTGAAATCAGGCTCCAGTCCTTTGTAAAGCGATTGCCAGTTCGTCGAATTTGGTCGTTCCGCAGGACGTGATGAAAAACTACTTCCTGCTCCGGAGTAGCTCTTTGCTGGAGTTTGAGTCTCGAATGGATTGTAATTCGGATTCACCTTGATTTCGGGCATGGCCACTTCGTCGAAATTGTGTCTTGCCATTGGAATTTCAACACTTCCGGCCTGATCGAAATCAATAGACGGAACAATGTTGAATTTTCCGAGTGCTTCGCGAACCGAGGCCTGAAGTATTTGCCAGATGGCCGATTCGTTTTCGAATTTGATTTCCGTTTTGGTCGGGTGAATGTTCACGTCAATATCTGCCGGATCGAGATCGAAGGAGATAAAATACGACGGAATGGCATCGGGTGGAAGTATTTTTTCGTAGGCCTGCATAATTGCCCGGTGGAAAAACGGATGTTTCATGTATCGCTTGTTCACGAAAAAGAATTGTTCGCCAAAGGTTTTTCGGGCAAATTTGGGCTGCCCAATAAATCCCGATATTTTGACCAAGGTCGTTTCCGTGTCAATCGGAATCAGGCTCTGATTGATGTTTTTTCCGAAGATGGAAACAATGCGCACCCGTTTGTTGGAACTTGCCAGTTCGTAAATGGCAGATCCATTATGGTGCAGCGAAAGTGAAATTTCAGGATTGGCCAACGCGATGCGCTGTATTTCGTTGATGATGTGTTTCAATTCTGCCGGATTCGACTTCAGGAATTTACGTCGCGCCGGAACATTAAAAAACAGGTTTTTAATCTGGAAATTGGTGCCGTTGTCGCAACTCACCGGTTCCTGAGTAATGATGTTCGATCCGGAGATGTGAATGAAAGTTCCCAGGTCGTGATCGTGTTCTTTGGTGCGGAGTTCAACATCAGCAATGGCTGCGATGGAAGCCAGTGCTTCGCCGCGAAAGCCCATGGTGCGGATCGCAAAAATATCGTTGGCTGATTTGATTTTTGACGTCGAGTGGCGCTCGAAGGCCATTCGTGCGTCGGTGTCCGACATGCCGCTGCCGTTATCAATGATCTGGATCAGTGTTCGTCCGGCATCTTTAATGTTTACTTTAATTTGGGTTGCTCCCGCATCAATCGCATTTTCAACCAGTTCTTTCACCACCGAAGCAGGCCGTTGAATGACCTCGCCTGCAGCAATCTGGTTGGCAACCGAATCTGGAAGTAATTGAATAATATCTGCCACGTTCTCGTTTTCTGTTTCGGAATTAATTGATGACAAAACTAACAATTGTTCGGGTAGTTCGAAAATTAAGTTCGGAGTTTGAAAAGCCTAAAGTTCGGAGTTTAAAATGCGGTACTTAGGCTCAATTCGTTAATCCCATTTCCAAATCTCGAAATTTTCTTCCGTTTTCCGTCTTCCGTCTCCGGTCTTCTGACTTCCGGCTATTTCAAATCTTTCCCAAAAATACGAAACCGCTTGTAAACACGACCTCCCATTTTTTCCATTTCAGCCCGAACTTTGGTGTTGTATTCCAGTTCAAGATGCGAATCGATGACTGTTTTTCCCTGAATGATGGCCGATTGCATGAGTTTTACGCCCATCATAACGTCAAGTCCTTTGCCGCGGTAATCAGGATCGATACCACCTAACAGCAAATTGAGCTGTTTCGTTTTTCGGGCGGCAGCAAAAATTCGAAAAATCCCTAGTGGAAATAAATATCCTTTTGCTTTTTTAATCCCATCGCCAATATGCGACATGGCAATGACAAAAGCCACAACTTCGTTTTGGGAGTTGACCGCTATTTTGATGAAACACGGATTAATCAGGAACAGATAGCGGTTGGCAAAATCATCCATTTCGGCTTCAGTAAATGGAGTGAATCCATAAATTTCGGTGAAAGTCTGGTTTAGCAGGTGAAGAACCTTGTGAATATAGGGTTTTACTTTTCTGCGGGAGGTAAATTCCAGAATGCTTAATCCGGTATTCATGCGGATTGCCCGTTCTTCTATTTTCAGGTAAAACTCCGGAATCGGGTTTGGAACTTTGATTTGGTAAACAACCAAATCAACTTCTTTGCTGTAATCGCATTTCTCAATTAATTCGCTCTGGTAAGGGAAATTGCAGTTCGAGGCGATTACAGCCGGTTCGTCAAATCCTTCAATCAGAAAGCCTTGAGGGTCTTTGTCGGAAAATGCCAGAGGCCCAACCAGCCGATCCATACCTTTTCCCCTTGCCCAATTTTCGACCGATTGAATCAGGGCTGAGGCTACTTCTTTATCATTCCAGGTTTCGAAAAAAGCAAAGCGAGCATTATTCTCCTGATGCTGTTCGTTGTATTTACGGTGGATGATTCCCATAATCCGGCCAACAGCTTGTTTGTTCCGGAAGGCCAGCAATAAAATGGTGTCGCACGAATCAAACGATTTGTTTTTCTTCGGATTGAAAAACTCCCAGTCGTCCATGTAAATTGGAGGAACCCAATTGGGGTGATTTTGATGGATAACGGCAGGCAGATGAATGAATTTAGTGAGATCTTTTCTGGTGTAAACTTCCCGAATTTCTATTTTCTGAAGTTTTTCATTTTGAACTGTCATCTGATCCATTTGCCTGGTTTGTGATGTGTTAAGCTATTCAGAATAAAGGCTACAAGATATTTTATTTTTCTGACAGATTGCAATGGTTTTGTAACTGATTTTTAACATAGCGTTGTATTTAGACGGTTATGTCGTCTCGTCATGCCGAACTTCCTGCCCGCACTCTTGGCAGGCGGGGTTTCGGCATCTCTGATAAGATGAAAAATTCAAGTAAAAAACACTGGTTTCAAATTCAAAAAATCAGGATTTGGACATTTGAATTTTGAGATTTTGCCTTTGCTGCCGATTTTTTATTTTCGTTTTTTATCCATTTCTTTAAAATGTATCTTTGCTCATCTTAAAAATTCAGATCATTGACTACGACTCCGAAATATGTTGAAACTCCTTTGATGAAGCAGTATTATGCCGTCAAAGCAAAACATCCTGATGCCGTTTTGTTGTTCAGGGTAGGCGACTTTTACGAAACTTTTGGCGAAGATGCCATTCGCACCGCTGGAATTTTGGGCATTACGCTTACCCGTCGGGCCAATGGTTCGGCCAGCTATGTTGAATTGGCCGGATTTCCATATCATGCGCTTGATACTTATCTTCCCAAGCTGGTTCGCTCGGGAGCACGAGTAGCTATCTGTGAGCAGTTGGAAGATCCGAAAATGACCAAAAATATCGTTAAACGTGGCATTACCGAGTTGGTAACTCCGGGAGTTTCGTACAACGATAATATTTTGGAACACCGCGAAAATAACTTTCTGGCTTCCGTTCATTTCGACAAAAAATTAGCTGGGATTGCGTTTTTGGATATTTCAACCGGAGAATTCCTCACTGCTGAAGGTTCGTTTGAGTACATCGATAAATTGCTTAGCTCATTTCAACCGAAAGAAGTTTTGTTTCAGAAGGGGAAGGGTGCTGATTTTACTGCTTTGTTTGGCGGGAAATACTACACTTTTTCACAGGACGACTGGGTTTATACTGAAAATGCCGCCAACGACCGGCTGATGCGCCATTTCGAGACCAAATCGCTCAAAGGGTTTGGGGTTCATGAGTTGAATTACGG is a window from the Aquipluma nitroreducens genome containing:
- the mutL gene encoding DNA mismatch repair endonuclease MutL, with product MADIIQLLPDSVANQIAAGEVIQRPASVVKELVENAIDAGATQIKVNIKDAGRTLIQIIDNGSGMSDTDARMAFERHSTSKIKSANDIFAIRTMGFRGEALASIAAIADVELRTKEHDHDLGTFIHISGSNIITQEPVSCDNGTNFQIKNLFFNVPARRKFLKSNPAELKHIINEIQRIALANPEISLSLHHNGSAIYELASSNKRVRIVSIFGKNINQSLIPIDTETTLVKISGFIGQPKFARKTFGEQFFFVNKRYMKHPFFHRAIMQAYEKILPPDAIPSYFISFDLDPADIDVNIHPTKTEIKFENESAIWQILQASVREALGKFNIVPSIDFDQAGSVEIPMARHNFDEVAMPEIKVNPNYNPFETQTPAKSYSGAGSSFSSRPAERPNSTNWQSLYKGLEPDFSAKPEDQEEEPVQFRIDEQQTTKSSVQFKNKYILTPVKSGLMVIDQKRAHERILYERLMQVLENNEVASQQQLFPETFELNASDATLLTSILPDLRALGFDIRDFGKNSFIVNGTPGVLNTSSPIEIIESLLEAYKNSPVSLQEKARETVAISLAQASAIPYGHALKPGEISELIDNLFACQTPNFSPKGKKVLSIMPLEDFEKLLK